In one Chlamydia sp. BM-2023 genomic region, the following are encoded:
- a CDS encoding FtsX-like permease family protein: MKLELLIAFKYLIPRRKRLSSAIVSLFSIGIISLVTWLSIVFISVIYGLEQRWIHDLSQLHSPVKILPSSAYYDSYYYQVDRHSDLSQYTTKTIGEKLASSIIDPYDPNLDYSLPENFPDPDKNESGELKDPVKIAFEVLTPYLQNNHAQLLEYEEGIGHVQMDRIANPNKSEPRSFSQFVAYPSDQIYQDRVLPYEQTDYSSEVLNPFNCSSEGWEKDFINLQNEYRGASIILPLTYRDMGYRVGDKGNFNIFSPENQKEIKHPFCVIGFYNPGLSPMGSKIVFIDMELASTIRSESSGLGMNNGLHVFFQNTKQITPIKSHIEEILNQAGLNNYWEVTSLYDYQYFKPILDQLRSDQILFLLVSIIILIVACSNVVTMSILLVNNKKKEIGILKAMGTPSRSLKIIFGLCGAFSGGIGVVLGTVLAVLTMKNLSIITKGLSYLQGREAFNSTFFGQSLPQEIHVPTIVMLGLGTLVLAAVSGALPARKVAKMHVSDILKAE; the protein is encoded by the coding sequence CATTTAAGTATCTAATACCAAGGAGAAAGAGGTTATCTTCTGCCATTGTTTCTTTGTTTTCAATAGGCATTATCTCTCTAGTCACTTGGTTATCCATAGTGTTTATTTCTGTAATATATGGTTTAGAACAACGATGGATACATGATCTTTCCCAGCTTCATTCTCCAGTAAAAATTTTACCATCATCAGCGTACTATGATTCCTACTACTATCAAGTAGATAGGCATTCAGATCTTTCGCAATACACAACCAAAACCATAGGAGAGAAGCTTGCCTCTTCTATTATAGATCCCTACGATCCTAATTTAGACTATTCTCTTCCTGAAAATTTTCCAGATCCTGATAAAAATGAAAGCGGAGAGTTAAAAGATCCCGTAAAGATCGCTTTTGAAGTGTTAACTCCCTATCTGCAAAACAATCATGCGCAGCTTCTAGAATACGAAGAGGGTATTGGTCATGTGCAGATGGATAGAATTGCCAACCCTAATAAGTCAGAACCTAGGAGTTTTTCTCAGTTTGTGGCTTATCCATCGGATCAAATATACCAAGATCGTGTTCTTCCCTATGAGCAGACTGATTATAGCTCAGAAGTCCTAAACCCCTTTAACTGCTCTTCAGAAGGGTGGGAAAAAGATTTCATAAATCTACAAAATGAATATCGCGGGGCTTCTATTATTCTGCCCCTTACTTACCGTGATATGGGTTATAGGGTAGGGGACAAGGGAAACTTCAACATTTTTTCACCAGAAAATCAAAAAGAAATCAAACATCCTTTTTGTGTTATAGGATTTTATAATCCTGGACTATCTCCCATGGGGAGTAAAATCGTATTTATTGATATGGAGCTAGCCTCCACTATACGTTCAGAATCTAGCGGATTAGGAATGAATAATGGATTGCACGTTTTCTTCCAAAACACTAAGCAAATTACTCCTATCAAAAGTCATATTGAAGAGATCCTTAATCAAGCGGGCTTAAATAACTATTGGGAAGTAACCTCTCTATACGATTATCAGTATTTCAAACCTATTCTAGATCAGCTGCGTAGTGATCAAATCCTATTTCTTTTGGTCTCTATCATTATTCTAATCGTAGCCTGCTCTAATGTTGTAACTATGTCTATTCTTCTCGTAAATAATAAGAAAAAAGAAATAGGTATTCTTAAGGCTATGGGAACACCTTCAAGAAGCTTAAAAATTATTTTCGGCCTTTGTGGAGCATTCTCAGGAGGAATTGGAGTTGTCCTCGGAACAGTACTCGCTGTTTTAACAATGAAAAATCTTTCCATAATTACGAAGGGATTAAGTTACCTACAGGGAAGAGAAGCTTTTAACTCTACATTCTTTGGACAAAGCTTGCCTCAGGAGATACACGTCCCAACAATTGTCATGCTAGGTCTAGGCACCTTAGTTTTAGCAGCTGTTTCAGGAGCTTTACCAGCAAGAAAAGTCGCAAAGATGCATGTTTCTGATATCTTGAAAGCGGAATAA
- a CDS encoding ABC transporter ATP-binding protein, which translates to MSPLIEAKNLSKVIQHSNQDLQILRDVNLILYPGEVVAITGASGNGKSTLLHLLGTLDTPSSGELLFLGKDKESYNLPVFRNQHIGFIFQNFYLLEDDTVINNVLTPASIARKSVRKGSEAYEKAGELVESVGLSHRIHARCCNLSGGEKQRVAIARALMNDPSILLADEPSGNLDDQTSEHIHNLLLSQAKKSRGVLIVTHNKQLSRQCSRQGVLQNGELVF; encoded by the coding sequence ATGTCACCACTCATTGAAGCTAAAAATCTTTCCAAGGTTATTCAACACAGCAATCAAGATCTGCAGATACTGCGGGATGTAAACCTTATCTTATATCCTGGAGAAGTCGTTGCTATTACAGGAGCCTCAGGAAATGGGAAAAGTACTTTACTGCATCTCTTAGGAACCCTAGATACCCCATCATCTGGGGAATTGCTTTTTTTAGGTAAAGATAAGGAAAGCTATAACCTACCCGTCTTTAGAAATCAGCACATAGGCTTTATTTTTCAAAACTTCTACCTTTTAGAAGATGATACTGTAATAAACAACGTTCTAACTCCTGCAAGCATTGCTAGGAAAAGTGTTAGAAAAGGCTCCGAAGCATATGAAAAAGCTGGAGAACTTGTGGAATCTGTAGGATTGTCTCATCGTATACATGCGCGCTGTTGCAACCTATCCGGAGGAGAAAAACAACGTGTCGCTATTGCTAGAGCATTAATGAATGACCCTTCTATTTTACTTGCTGACGAGCCTTCAGGAAACCTAGACGATCAGACATCAGAACATATTCACAATCTCTTGCTTTCCCAAGCAAAAAAATCACGCGGAGTGCTTATTGTGACACACAATAAGCAACTCTCACGTCAATGCTCTCGTCAGGGAGTTTTGCAAAATGGAGAACTAGTATTTTAG
- a CDS encoding DUF1389 domain-containing protein: protein MSGIVLHSLLKNDCRCHASYPFEKRTQDRVIAALVMTALAILSALISIIPAIILGVSTSFILSGIFGTIAIALLIIAVLAHYTRSNFSKGLREILGDNYPPVLCNLIDKKHLTIGETRLLINALEENADCDALYFLKYVDTFPRKLRIAVTKFGISKLLDNLEAQQLKSLDSILLQHCPLYWLREFINIAPRPPLEYRRNLTPEEKAAYWLGRAGCGKNTDSIFVSHTHLIATQISKEDFALLAWHCQNEDWHNSALKPIKRQLCEACREHAQQKLPENESIDAEAFSKDIDKYLLQLCVHGVSWEQLCLIQAMNSGFWDRLCAFDGNRQKLRMFAVPCLNEISDENHHLYEPLISLTSWKDFDRLGLTQEALENREISNPDKRIIKYFLRQARYHPVLDTLHEEAINRLPQYTIDFTTGAKLE, encoded by the coding sequence ATGTCAGGGATCGTTTTGCATTCTCTTTTAAAAAATGATTGCCGTTGCCACGCATCATATCCTTTTGAAAAACGCACTCAAGATCGTGTGATTGCTGCTTTGGTTATGACAGCGTTAGCAATTTTAAGTGCTTTAATTTCTATAATTCCTGCCATTATTCTTGGTGTTTCTACGAGTTTTATTTTGTCAGGAATTTTCGGGACTATTGCCATAGCGTTACTTATTATTGCTGTTTTAGCGCATTATACAAGATCGAATTTTTCCAAAGGGCTCAGAGAAATTTTAGGGGATAATTACCCTCCTGTACTTTGTAATCTTATTGATAAAAAACATTTAACGATTGGCGAGACACGTTTGCTGATTAATGCCTTGGAAGAAAACGCTGATTGTGATGCTCTTTATTTTCTAAAATATGTGGATACATTTCCTAGGAAGTTAAGGATTGCTGTGACAAAATTTGGCATTTCTAAGTTGCTAGATAATCTTGAAGCGCAGCAGTTAAAGTCATTAGACTCTATTTTGCTTCAGCATTGTCCCTTGTATTGGTTAAGGGAATTTATAAACATAGCTCCTCGCCCACCTCTGGAATATAGAAGAAATCTTACCCCCGAAGAAAAAGCTGCCTATTGGCTAGGAAGGGCAGGTTGTGGCAAGAACACAGACTCGATTTTTGTTTCTCATACTCATCTTATTGCCACACAGATTAGCAAGGAGGATTTTGCCCTTCTTGCTTGGCATTGTCAAAATGAAGATTGGCATAACTCTGCTTTAAAACCAATCAAGAGACAGCTATGCGAAGCTTGTCGGGAACACGCTCAACAGAAACTTCCTGAAAATGAAAGCATTGACGCCGAAGCTTTTTCCAAAGACATTGATAAGTATTTATTACAGCTATGTGTCCATGGAGTTTCTTGGGAGCAGCTGTGTTTAATTCAGGCTATGAATTCTGGCTTCTGGGATCGCTTGTGTGCTTTTGATGGAAATCGACAAAAATTGCGTATGTTTGCGGTTCCCTGCCTTAATGAAATTTCTGATGAGAACCACCATTTATATGAACCTCTTATTTCTCTTACTTCTTGGAAAGATTTCGATAGACTAGGTTTAACTCAGGAAGCTCTTGAAAATCGAGAAATTAGCAATCCTGACAAAAGGATCATCAAATATTTTCTAAGGCAAGCTCGTTACCATCCTGTACTGGATACATTACATGAAGAAGCTATAAACCGCTTACCTCAGTATACGATAGATTTTACTACTGGAGCGAAGTTAGAATGA
- the rplM gene encoding 50S ribosomal protein L13 gives MEKRKDTKTTLAKASDDQQKSWYVIDATGKTLGRLSSEVAKILRGKHKVTYTPHVAMGDGVIVINAEKVHLTGAKKAQKIYRYYTGYISGMREIPFETMISKKPSYIIEHAIKGMMPKTRLGKRQLKSLRILKGDSYKTFESQKPILLDV, from the coding sequence ATGGAAAAAAGAAAAGACACGAAAACAACCCTAGCCAAGGCATCTGATGATCAGCAGAAGTCTTGGTATGTTATCGATGCTACAGGAAAAACTTTAGGGAGACTTTCCTCAGAAGTCGCCAAAATTTTACGAGGCAAGCATAAAGTAACTTATACGCCTCACGTAGCCATGGGTGATGGTGTTATCGTTATCAATGCTGAAAAAGTGCATTTGACAGGGGCTAAAAAAGCTCAAAAAATATATCGATACTATACTGGATATATTTCAGGAATGCGTGAAATTCCTTTTGAAACTATGATATCTAAGAAGCCTTCTTATATTATCGAGCACGCAATTAAAGGTATGATGCCTAAGACTCGTTTGGGTAAGCGTCAGTTAAAGTCTTTACGCATCTTAAAAGGTGATAGCTACAAGACATTTGAATCTCAGAAGCCGATTTTATTAGATGTTTAA
- the rpsI gene encoding 30S ribosomal protein S9, whose protein sequence is MVKSTIQESVATGRRKQAVSSVRLRPGTGKIDVNGKAFEDYFPLEIQRVTILSPLKVLGNIEEFDLIIRINGGGIQGQVIATRLGLARALLKKNVDSKQELKSHGFLTRDPRKKERKKYGHKKARKSFQFSKR, encoded by the coding sequence GTGGTAAAAAGTACAATACAAGAATCAGTAGCAACAGGAAGAAGAAAGCAAGCAGTATCTAGCGTACGCCTTCGTCCAGGAACTGGTAAAATTGACGTTAATGGAAAAGCTTTTGAAGATTATTTTCCATTAGAAATCCAAAGAGTTACTATTCTTTCCCCTTTGAAAGTTCTCGGAAACATCGAAGAATTTGATTTGATTATCCGAATCAACGGTGGTGGAATTCAGGGACAAGTTATTGCTACACGATTAGGTTTGGCAAGAGCTTTGTTAAAAAAGAATGTTGATTCTAAGCAAGAGTTAAAAAGTCACGGTTTTCTAACTAGAGATCCTAGAAAGAAAGAACGTAAGAAATACGGACATAAAAAAGCACGTAAGAGCTTCCAATTCTCTAAACGTTAG
- a CDS encoding NlpC/P60 family protein — protein MRHYQLCAPVSDLSSLGGELETQLLFGERLLYKGPKYYAYSQLINDEDIWRPYPVNHISSKTSFSQLSQYVQPNAAIKSFNAFLEPWHIPLPYGSPLSIDSQGHVYFPEEVQSRMGIPFEHESLFCDLSHVRFFDEPFSMDLLLKESENFIGLPYLWGGRCVHHSLIDYGVDCSGFLNVLFQAHGLSIPRNARDQYKDCDFVDSLEDLPIGGFVFLQNDGESRISHIMLKKSESCLIHAIQTLGRVVYCFLGKDGEFVNNRFYFPHKQGRAFYGIPKRRKVFF, from the coding sequence ATGAGACATTATCAATTATGTGCCCCAGTTTCAGATCTTTCGTCCTTAGGTGGTGAGTTAGAAACCCAGTTATTATTTGGAGAACGCTTACTGTATAAGGGGCCCAAATATTACGCCTATTCTCAACTAATTAACGATGAAGATATCTGGCGTCCTTATCCAGTAAATCACATATCCTCCAAAACCTCGTTTTCTCAATTATCACAATATGTACAACCCAATGCTGCTATTAAGTCTTTCAATGCTTTTTTAGAACCTTGGCATATTCCTCTACCCTATGGCTCCCCCCTTTCTATCGACTCTCAAGGACATGTATACTTCCCTGAAGAGGTTCAAAGTCGAATGGGAATTCCTTTCGAACACGAAAGTCTTTTTTGTGACCTGAGTCACGTGCGTTTTTTTGACGAGCCGTTTTCTATGGATCTTTTACTTAAAGAGTCTGAAAATTTCATAGGTCTCCCCTATCTATGGGGAGGACGCTGTGTTCACCATTCTTTAATAGATTATGGTGTGGATTGTTCTGGATTTCTAAATGTTTTATTTCAGGCGCATGGTTTAAGTATCCCAAGAAATGCTAGAGATCAATACAAAGATTGTGATTTCGTGGATAGCCTTGAAGATCTCCCCATTGGCGGATTTGTTTTCCTCCAAAACGACGGAGAATCACGCATTTCCCATATAATGTTGAAGAAAAGTGAATCATGTTTAATTCACGCCATACAAACCTTAGGAAGGGTTGTCTACTGTTTCTTGGGAAAAGATGGGGAATTTGTTAACAACCGTTTCTACTTCCCTCATAAACAGGGAAGAGCCTTTTATGGTATACCAAAGAGAAGAAAGGTCTTTTTCTAG
- a CDS encoding adenylate kinase: MLKDIFYIIMGPPGSGKGTQSKLLANKLGIPHLSSGDLFRAAIKSSTPLGIKAQKYIDMGQLVPDVLVWELIEEKLNQPECLSGCIIDGFPRTLDQAVLLNDFMVNRHLNYHVIQLDVSEEEVTHRIQSRFICPSCNSIYNQKQGLGQCSKCHVDLIRRSDDTSEVIIQRLKSYRKSTEPLINYYQKLGKLTRIPSKPSPEEVFDNILDCIET; the protein is encoded by the coding sequence ATGTTAAAAGATATTTTTTATATTATTATGGGTCCTCCGGGATCTGGAAAAGGAACTCAGTCGAAGCTCTTGGCTAATAAACTAGGGATACCACACCTCAGTTCAGGTGATTTATTTCGCGCTGCGATAAAGTCGTCTACTCCCCTAGGGATCAAAGCTCAGAAATATATTGATATGGGTCAACTTGTACCGGATGTTCTTGTTTGGGAGCTTATAGAAGAAAAGCTCAATCAACCTGAATGTCTATCTGGGTGCATTATAGACGGGTTTCCAAGGACTTTAGATCAGGCGGTACTTTTAAATGACTTTATGGTGAACAGGCATTTAAATTACCACGTGATCCAATTAGATGTTTCTGAAGAAGAGGTTACTCATAGGATTCAATCTAGATTTATTTGTCCTTCTTGTAATAGCATCTATAATCAAAAACAAGGTCTAGGCCAGTGTTCTAAGTGCCATGTGGATTTGATTCGTCGTTCTGATGATACTTCTGAGGTTATTATTCAGAGACTAAAGAGCTATAGGAAATCTACAGAGCCTCTCATTAACTATTATCAAAAATTAGGGAAATTAACTCGCATTCCTTCAAAGCCTTCTCCTGAAGAGGTTTTCGATAATATCTTAGACTGTATAGAAACTTAG
- the pgl gene encoding 6-phosphogluconolactonase, giving the protein MATLVNFNETNKLLLIKKTELFIDLASKDWIATANKSIKQSGAFYIALSGGRTPLAIFQEVVKNKEKLSDPSKIFLFWGDERKVPHTSAESNYGQAMSILRDLSIPEEQIFRMEVENPEGASKYQEIIESIVPNSSFDMIMLGLGEDGHTLSLFPNTQALQEKERLVVFNEVPQLATERMTLTIPAVDKAKHVVVYVQGEKKKDIVKKLFFPKERVASPYPIELLGRSHTPLFWILASDAYDLNDFDTISSLYKLDII; this is encoded by the coding sequence ATGGCAACATTAGTTAACTTTAACGAAACGAATAAGCTTCTTCTTATAAAAAAGACGGAGTTGTTTATTGATTTGGCAAGCAAGGACTGGATAGCTACTGCAAATAAATCAATAAAGCAATCGGGAGCTTTTTATATTGCTCTTTCTGGAGGACGAACACCTCTAGCAATTTTTCAAGAAGTTGTAAAAAATAAAGAGAAACTCTCAGATCCCTCGAAGATCTTCTTATTTTGGGGAGACGAAAGAAAGGTTCCTCATACATCTGCAGAAAGCAATTATGGCCAGGCAATGAGTATTCTTCGGGATTTATCCATTCCTGAGGAACAAATCTTCCGTATGGAGGTTGAAAATCCTGAGGGAGCTTCGAAATATCAAGAAATTATAGAATCTATAGTCCCTAATTCAAGTTTCGACATGATCATGCTTGGCCTTGGAGAAGATGGCCACACTCTATCCCTATTCCCTAATACACAGGCTCTGCAAGAAAAAGAGCGTTTGGTTGTATTTAATGAAGTTCCCCAATTAGCAACAGAAAGAATGACTCTTACCATCCCCGCCGTAGATAAAGCAAAACATGTGGTTGTCTATGTCCAAGGAGAAAAGAAAAAGGATATTGTGAAAAAATTATTTTTCCCTAAAGAAAGAGTGGCGTCACCCTATCCTATAGAACTTTTAGGGAGGAGTCACACCCCCCTATTTTGGATTCTAGCTTCAGATGCCTATGATTTGAACGACTTCGACACTATTTCCTCATTGTACAAATTAGATATTATCTAA
- the zwf gene encoding glucose-6-phosphate dehydrogenase: METTSNENQDGGRILPPCPPCVMVIFGATGDLTARKLFPALYHLIKEGRLSEHFVCVGFARRKKSHEQFREEMKQALQSFSRAQELDIRIWEEFESRIFYHESNFSHSEGYASLKDRLEEIDRAYGTQGNRLFYLSTPPNYFPEIIENINKQGLFYHNQGEGLPWSRVIIEKPFGVDLQSAQELQKCIDQNLNEDSVYRIDHYLGKETVQNILTIRFANTLFESCWNSQYIDHVQISLSESIGIGTRGNLWEKSGMLRDMVQNHMMQLLCLLTMEPPAAFNSEEIKKEKINILKKIRAFSEKDVVRGQYGPGEVQGVSVLGYREEENVAPDSMVETYVALKMFVDNPRWLGVPFYLRAGKRLSKRSTDISITFKKSYYNLFAAESCSVCPIENDLLIIRIQPDEGVALKFNCKVPGTNNIVRPVKMDFRYDSYFKTTTPEAYERLLCDCILGDRILFTSSDEVMAAWELFTPVLKRWEQDSSDVIFPNYVAGSSGPKEAEELLQADGRSWRPL, encoded by the coding sequence ATGGAAACGACAAGTAATGAAAATCAAGATGGCGGGAGAATCCTACCTCCATGTCCTCCATGCGTAATGGTTATCTTTGGAGCTACCGGAGATCTTACCGCTCGTAAACTCTTCCCTGCCCTCTACCACTTAATTAAAGAAGGTAGGCTTTCTGAGCATTTCGTTTGTGTAGGCTTCGCAAGAAGAAAAAAGAGTCACGAACAATTTCGAGAAGAAATGAAACAAGCTCTACAAAGTTTTTCACGAGCTCAAGAGCTAGATATTCGCATCTGGGAAGAATTTGAATCTCGCATATTTTATCATGAATCAAATTTTTCCCATTCCGAAGGATACGCCTCTTTAAAAGACAGACTTGAAGAAATTGATAGAGCCTACGGAACTCAGGGAAATCGCCTATTTTATTTATCTACTCCTCCGAATTACTTCCCAGAAATCATTGAGAACATAAATAAGCAGGGTCTTTTTTATCATAATCAAGGTGAGGGACTTCCCTGGTCACGAGTGATCATAGAAAAGCCCTTTGGAGTAGATTTGCAAAGTGCTCAAGAATTGCAAAAATGCATAGATCAAAATCTCAATGAAGATTCCGTCTATCGTATAGATCACTATTTAGGAAAAGAAACTGTTCAAAATATCCTTACGATACGTTTTGCAAACACCCTATTTGAATCATGCTGGAATTCACAATACATCGATCATGTTCAAATTAGCCTCAGCGAAAGTATCGGAATAGGCACTCGAGGAAATCTCTGGGAAAAATCTGGAATGCTTCGGGATATGGTTCAAAACCATATGATGCAGCTCTTATGTTTATTAACCATGGAACCTCCAGCAGCTTTTAACTCTGAAGAAATCAAAAAAGAAAAGATCAATATTCTTAAGAAAATACGCGCCTTTTCTGAAAAAGATGTTGTTCGCGGACAATACGGTCCTGGAGAAGTACAGGGAGTTTCTGTTCTTGGATATCGTGAGGAAGAAAACGTTGCTCCAGATTCTATGGTAGAGACTTACGTAGCATTAAAAATGTTTGTCGATAATCCTCGTTGGCTGGGCGTCCCGTTTTATCTGAGAGCTGGAAAACGCCTCTCAAAACGTTCCACTGATATTTCTATAACATTTAAAAAATCATACTATAATTTATTTGCCGCGGAATCCTGTTCTGTATGCCCTATAGAAAATGATCTTTTAATTATTCGCATACAACCAGACGAAGGTGTCGCTCTGAAATTTAATTGCAAAGTCCCAGGAACTAACAATATTGTACGTCCTGTAAAAATGGATTTTCGTTATGACAGCTACTTTAAAACAACAACACCCGAAGCATATGAAAGATTACTTTGCGATTGTATCTTAGGAGATAGGATATTATTCACATCTAGTGATGAAGTTATGGCCGCCTGGGAACTCTTCACTCCTGTTTTGAAACGATGGGAACAAGATTCTTCGGATGTTATTTTTCCTAACTATGTTGCGGGATCTTCAGGGCCTAAAGAAGCAGAAGAACTATTGCAAGCTGACGGAAGAAGTTGGCGTCCTCTGTAA
- a CDS encoding peptide ABC transporter substrate-binding protein: protein MRKISMGIFLGILISSSLTLNGCKKFRGSQDQLSISMRDEPRSLDPREVRLLSDINLIKHIYEGLVQENTLTGAIEPALAERYSLSDDGKTYTFHLRQAFWSNGDPIIADDFISSWKQVVNHEVTGVYQFAFDPIKKAEKNPLGNASEQAGFYAKDDKTLVIELQEPTSHFLKLLSLPIFFPVHKNQRNSKIALPIANGAFYPKKIKHKQWMQLEKNPYYYDQKQVKTQEITVHFIPDANTASLLFNQGKLHWQGPPWGERIPSEALSRLEKKGNLQTFEVAGTSWITFNINKFPLNHTKLRKALALALDKESLVSTIFLDRAQPARHLLPSSIHTYPVLTLPSKEQRKHLAKKLFQEALEELNICAKDLESHSLVFPAGSSASAMLVQLIREQWKDILGFTISIAGKEFALLQSELASGQFSVSTGGWFADFSDPMAFLTIFAHPSGVPPYILENKDFVSLLATIQKENDQKKRQELISQASLYLESVHIIEPIYHDAFNFALNKKLSNLGFSPTGVVDFRYVKAP, encoded by the coding sequence ATGCGCAAGATATCAATGGGAATCTTTCTCGGAATCCTCATTTCCTCCTCATTAACATTAAACGGATGTAAGAAATTTCGGGGTTCCCAAGATCAGCTTTCTATTAGCATGAGAGACGAGCCAAGGTCTTTAGACCCCCGAGAAGTGCGCCTGCTCTCTGATATTAATTTAATTAAACACATCTATGAAGGTCTAGTTCAGGAGAATACTCTTACAGGAGCAATCGAGCCTGCTCTTGCAGAAAGGTATTCATTATCTGACGACGGGAAAACTTACACTTTTCATTTAAGACAAGCATTTTGGAGTAACGGCGACCCCATCATAGCAGACGATTTTATCTCTTCTTGGAAACAAGTTGTAAATCATGAAGTTACCGGAGTATATCAATTTGCTTTTGATCCCATAAAAAAAGCAGAAAAAAATCCCTTAGGGAACGCTTCTGAGCAGGCAGGTTTTTACGCGAAAGATGATAAAACTCTAGTTATTGAGCTGCAAGAGCCAACTTCTCACTTTTTAAAGTTGTTATCCTTACCTATTTTCTTCCCTGTTCATAAAAATCAAAGAAATTCAAAAATTGCACTTCCTATTGCTAATGGGGCTTTTTATCCTAAAAAGATAAAACATAAGCAATGGATGCAGCTTGAAAAAAACCCGTACTACTACGATCAAAAGCAAGTTAAAACACAAGAGATCACAGTACATTTTATTCCTGATGCAAACACGGCGTCTCTATTATTTAATCAAGGAAAGCTTCATTGGCAAGGACCTCCCTGGGGAGAACGCATTCCTTCAGAAGCTTTATCTCGTTTAGAAAAAAAGGGAAATCTTCAAACTTTTGAAGTTGCAGGAACCTCTTGGATAACTTTTAACATAAATAAGTTTCCTCTAAATCATACAAAACTAAGAAAAGCTTTAGCTTTAGCCTTAGATAAAGAATCTTTAGTTTCTACAATCTTTTTAGATAGGGCCCAGCCAGCACGACATTTATTGCCTAGCAGCATCCATACGTACCCTGTTTTAACACTTCCCTCAAAAGAACAACGTAAACACTTAGCAAAAAAGCTATTTCAAGAAGCCCTTGAAGAGCTAAATATTTGTGCAAAAGATCTGGAAAGTCATTCTCTAGTTTTCCCCGCAGGCTCTTCAGCAAGCGCTATGCTAGTTCAGCTAATTCGTGAACAATGGAAAGATATCCTAGGATTTACCATTTCTATCGCAGGAAAAGAATTTGCTCTTTTACAAAGCGAATTAGCTTCCGGACAGTTTTCTGTATCTACGGGAGGATGGTTCGCCGATTTTTCAGATCCTATGGCGTTCCTAACTATTTTTGCTCATCCTTCAGGCGTGCCTCCTTATATTCTAGAAAATAAAGACTTCGTATCTCTCCTAGCTACAATTCAAAAGGAAAATGATCAAAAAAAACGCCAGGAACTTATTTCTCAGGCATCGCTATATCTAGAATCGGTTCATATTATTGAGCCTATTTATCATGATGCTTTCAACTTCGCGTTAAATAAAAAGCTCTCGAATCTTGGTTTTTCTCCTACAGGAGTCGTAGATTTTCGTTATGTGAAGGCTCCTTAA